A window of Bradyrhizobium sp. AZCC 1610 contains these coding sequences:
- a CDS encoding ATP-dependent DNA ligase, producing MPKHIEFCIPTAGKAVPSGPDWIHEVKYDGYRMRLERDGNRVRLLSKSGHDWTSRYPWIAETALKIRKSRFIIDGEAVVLNVDGVSDFNALHSRKYDEDVQLYAFDILAFDGDDLRKLPLHLRKLNLAQLLRGRAQGIFVAPFERGEIGPDLFQAACQMGLEGLVSKHRERPYRAGRCDHWVKVKNRSHPATSRVADQFA from the coding sequence ATGCCCAAGCACATTGAGTTCTGCATACCGACCGCCGGCAAGGCTGTGCCCAGCGGGCCGGATTGGATCCACGAGGTAAAATACGACGGCTACCGGATGCGCCTGGAGCGCGACGGCAACCGCGTGCGGCTGCTCTCCAAGAGCGGCCACGACTGGACCAGCCGGTATCCCTGGATCGCGGAGACCGCGCTGAAGATCCGCAAGAGCCGGTTCATCATCGACGGCGAGGCCGTGGTGCTGAACGTCGACGGGGTATCCGACTTCAACGCCCTGCACTCCCGCAAGTATGACGAGGACGTCCAGCTCTACGCCTTCGACATCCTAGCGTTCGATGGCGACGACCTCCGGAAGCTGCCGCTGCATCTGCGCAAGCTCAACCTGGCACAGCTCCTCCGCGGTCGAGCGCAGGGCATCTTCGTGGCGCCGTTCGAGCGGGGCGAGATCGGGCCGGATCTGTTCCAGGCGGCCTGCCAGATGGGGCTCGAGGGTTTGGTCTCGAAGCACCGTGAGCGTCCCTATCGCGCCGGCCGGTGCGACCACTGGGTCAAGGTGAAGAACCGCAGCCACCCCGCCACGAGCCGCGTTGCCGACCAGTTCGCTTGA
- a CDS encoding DUF6197 family protein yields the protein MRKISETLIAARAIIADPAHWTKHAHARDAAGEPVTLDAPNATCFCLDGAIAKASDVHIDAFGHWVRDEHYFKTSEFLRGVLQEASGKHSYVAVNDGSAYCNDETGHPGVLALLDLGIEKAKQAEEVQS from the coding sequence ATGCGGAAGATATCCGAAACCCTGATCGCCGCCAGGGCGATCATCGCCGACCCCGCGCACTGGACGAAGCACGCCCACGCCCGGGATGCGGCCGGCGAGCCGGTTACCCTCGACGCCCCGAACGCCACCTGCTTCTGCCTCGATGGCGCGATCGCCAAGGCATCCGACGTTCACATCGATGCGTTCGGCCATTGGGTCCGGGACGAGCACTACTTCAAGACATCCGAGTTTTTGCGCGGGGTCCTCCAAGAGGCCAGCGGCAAGCACAGTTATGTCGCGGTCAATGATGGCTCGGCATATTGCAACGACGAGACCGGCCACCCCGGCGTTCTGGCTCTCCTTGATCTTGGCATCGAGAAGGCCAAGCAGGCCGAGGAGGTGCAGTCGTGA